One genomic segment of Streptomyces sp. RKND-216 includes these proteins:
- the cydD gene encoding thiol reductant ABC exporter subunit CydD has translation MKPVDPRLLRYARATRVFLFASVALGLAGAGLVVAQAVLLAEVIVEAFQRDHLAADALTLLAATAVGRAAVAWLTELAAHRAGAAVKSELRMRLLVHATALGPDRAQGTGELATLATRGIDALDDYFARYLPQLGLAVVVPAAVLARIVVSDWISALTIAVTLPLIPVFMVLIGWATQARMDRQWALLSRLAHHFLDVVAGLPTLKVFGRAKAQAESIRALTGDYRRATLRTLRLAFLSSFALELLATLSVALVAVGVGMRLVHGDLDLTTGLVVLILAPEAYLPLRQVGTQYHAAAEGISAADQVFRVLEAPAPVLGTGPAPAQPVVTLEGVRVRHEGRSGDSLPTTTLTLTPGETVALVGPSGAGKSTLLHTILGLTRPTEGRVLLDGQDLTGTDPTSWHARIAWVPQHPHLFAGTLAENVRLARPQADDSEVRAALDAAGAPDLDPDALLGEQGAGLSAGQRQRVALARAFLADRPILLLDEPTAALDLATEESVAAAIERLARGRTTLLVAHRPALLPLADRVVVLPAPDDRPATAAETHPHWAEAVAHGDTPEAAAAVAVGPGPTAPDAAGAGAPGGPGRSPLARVRRAARPLRARLALALLLGTLALGSAVGLMATSGWLISRASQQPPVLYLMVAVTATRAFGIGRAFFRYAERLVSHDAVLRLLAGLRVAVYTRLERLAPAGLRETRRGDLLSRLVSDVDALQDHFLRWLLLAGTAVAVSLGAVGFTAALLPEAGAVLAVGLVTAGAAVPLLTAALSRHTERRLAPARGTLAVRTVDLLGGTGELTVAGALPARTDAVRAADAELTRIAARSAARTGAGAGLTALVTGWTVTAAAWAGAVAVGGGRLDGVLLAVVVLTPLAAFEAVAGMPLAVQYRQRTRRAAERVHDVLDTPAPVREHPGAGRERLAALTAAWRADERSGHPPEGATGPRLTLRGVTARHPGQERPALAGFDLDLTPGHRVAVVGPSGSGKTTLAQVLLRFLDPESGAYLLNGGAPPSGGAPSGGGPEMDATSMDGDAVRRLVGLCAQDAHLFDSTLRENLRLALPRTADGAPAEDGPTGAVPAEGAGTDTVLHRALAAARLDAWVRSLPDGLDTRVGEHGARLSGGQRQRLALARALLAGFPVLVLDEPAEHLDLPTADALTADLLAVTENRTTVLITHRLHGLEAVDEVIVLDRGRTAERGTYAELAAREGGRFRAMLDREAATAERAAGPAP, from the coding sequence GTGAAACCCGTCGACCCCCGCCTGCTCCGGTACGCCCGCGCCACCCGCGTCTTCCTGTTCGCGAGCGTGGCCCTGGGGCTGGCCGGGGCGGGCCTGGTCGTCGCCCAGGCGGTGCTACTCGCCGAGGTGATCGTCGAGGCGTTCCAGCGGGACCACCTGGCCGCCGATGCCCTGACGTTGCTCGCGGCCACCGCCGTCGGGCGCGCCGCCGTCGCCTGGCTGACCGAACTCGCCGCGCACCGGGCCGGTGCGGCGGTCAAGTCCGAACTGCGGATGCGGCTGCTCGTCCACGCCACCGCGCTCGGCCCGGACCGGGCGCAGGGCACCGGCGAGCTGGCCACCCTCGCCACCCGCGGCATCGACGCCCTCGACGACTACTTCGCCCGCTACCTGCCGCAACTCGGGCTCGCCGTCGTGGTACCCGCCGCCGTGCTGGCCCGGATCGTGGTCTCCGACTGGATCTCCGCCCTCACCATCGCGGTCACCCTGCCGCTCATCCCGGTCTTCATGGTGCTCATCGGCTGGGCCACCCAAGCCCGCATGGACCGCCAGTGGGCTCTGCTGTCCCGGCTCGCGCACCACTTCCTGGACGTCGTCGCAGGGCTCCCCACCCTCAAGGTCTTCGGCCGTGCCAAGGCGCAAGCGGAGAGCATCCGCGCGCTGACCGGCGACTACCGGCGGGCCACCCTGCGCACCCTGCGCTTGGCCTTCCTCTCCTCCTTCGCCCTCGAACTGCTCGCCACCCTCTCCGTCGCGCTGGTCGCCGTCGGAGTGGGCATGCGTCTGGTGCACGGCGACCTGGACCTCACCACCGGCCTGGTGGTGCTGATCCTGGCGCCCGAGGCCTACCTGCCGCTGCGTCAGGTAGGCACCCAGTACCACGCGGCCGCCGAGGGGATCTCCGCCGCCGACCAGGTGTTCCGCGTCCTGGAGGCCCCCGCACCGGTCCTGGGCACCGGCCCGGCTCCCGCCCAGCCCGTTGTCACCCTGGAGGGGGTGCGCGTCCGCCACGAGGGCCGTTCGGGTGACTCGCTGCCCACGACCACCCTCACCCTCACGCCTGGAGAGACCGTCGCGCTCGTCGGACCGTCCGGGGCCGGCAAGTCGACCCTGCTGCACACCATCCTCGGCCTGACCCGCCCCACCGAGGGACGCGTCCTGCTGGATGGCCAGGATCTCACCGGCACCGACCCGACCAGCTGGCACGCCCGGATCGCCTGGGTGCCGCAGCACCCCCACCTGTTCGCCGGCACTCTGGCCGAGAACGTACGCCTGGCCCGTCCGCAGGCCGACGACTCCGAAGTGCGGGCCGCGCTGGACGCGGCCGGGGCCCCCGACCTCGACCCCGACGCCCTGCTGGGCGAACAGGGCGCGGGGCTCTCGGCGGGACAGCGCCAACGCGTCGCCCTGGCCCGGGCCTTCCTCGCCGACCGGCCGATCCTCCTGCTCGACGAACCCACCGCCGCCCTGGACCTGGCCACCGAGGAGTCCGTGGCCGCCGCCATCGAACGCCTGGCCCGCGGCCGCACCACGCTGCTGGTGGCCCACCGGCCCGCGCTGCTCCCGCTCGCCGACCGGGTCGTCGTCCTCCCCGCTCCCGACGACCGGCCGGCGACGGCCGCGGAGACACACCCGCACTGGGCGGAGGCGGTCGCCCACGGCGACACCCCGGAGGCCGCCGCGGCGGTGGCCGTCGGGCCCGGGCCCACCGCGCCCGACGCCGCCGGAGCCGGCGCCCCGGGCGGACCGGGCCGCAGCCCGCTCGCCCGGGTGCGCCGGGCCGCCCGTCCGCTGCGCGCCCGCCTCGCCCTCGCCCTGCTGCTCGGCACGCTCGCGCTGGGCAGCGCGGTCGGCCTCATGGCCACCTCCGGATGGCTCATCTCCCGCGCCTCCCAGCAGCCGCCCGTGCTCTACCTGATGGTCGCGGTCACCGCGACCCGCGCCTTCGGCATCGGGCGCGCCTTCTTCCGCTACGCCGAGCGCCTCGTCTCCCACGACGCGGTGCTGCGGCTGCTCGCCGGACTCCGGGTCGCCGTCTACACCCGCCTGGAGCGTCTGGCCCCCGCAGGTCTCCGGGAGACCCGGCGAGGCGACCTTCTCTCCCGCCTGGTCTCCGACGTCGACGCCCTCCAGGACCACTTCCTGCGCTGGTTGCTCCTAGCCGGAACGGCCGTCGCCGTTTCCCTCGGCGCGGTCGGCTTCACCGCCGCGCTGCTCCCGGAGGCGGGCGCCGTGCTCGCCGTCGGCCTGGTCACCGCGGGCGCCGCCGTCCCCCTGCTCACCGCGGCGCTGTCCCGGCACACCGAGCGGCGCCTCGCCCCCGCCCGCGGCACCCTGGCCGTCCGGACCGTCGACCTCCTCGGCGGTACCGGCGAACTGACCGTCGCCGGGGCCCTGCCCGCCCGCACCGACGCCGTGCGGGCCGCCGACGCCGAGCTGACGCGCATCGCGGCCCGCAGCGCCGCCCGTACTGGTGCCGGCGCAGGGCTGACCGCGCTGGTCACCGGCTGGACGGTGACCGCCGCGGCCTGGGCCGGTGCGGTCGCGGTCGGCGGCGGACGGCTGGACGGGGTGCTCCTCGCCGTCGTGGTGCTCACCCCGCTCGCCGCCTTCGAGGCGGTCGCGGGCATGCCCCTGGCCGTGCAGTACCGGCAGCGCACGCGGCGGGCGGCGGAACGCGTCCACGACGTGCTCGACACACCCGCGCCCGTGCGGGAGCATCCGGGCGCCGGGCGGGAACGACTGGCAGCCCTCACCGCGGCATGGCGTGCCGACGAGAGGTCCGGCCACCCTCCCGAAGGCGCGACCGGTCCGCGCCTCACGCTGCGCGGGGTCACCGCCCGCCACCCCGGCCAGGAGAGGCCCGCCCTCGCCGGCTTCGACCTCGACCTGACACCCGGTCACCGGGTCGCCGTGGTCGGCCCGTCCGGCTCCGGCAAGACGACGCTGGCGCAGGTACTGCTCCGCTTCCTGGACCCGGAGTCCGGCGCGTACCTGCTGAACGGCGGCGCGCCGCCGTCCGGTGGTGCGCCGAGCGGCGGCGGGCCCGAGATGGACGCCACGTCAATGGACGGCGACGCCGTACGGCGCCTCGTGGGCCTGTGCGCCCAGGACGCCCACCTCTTCGACAGCACCCTGCGGGAGAACCTCCGCCTCGCCCTGCCCCGCACCGCGGACGGCGCCCCGGCGGAGGACGGTCCGACGGGCGCCGTTCCGGCGGAGGGCGCGGGCACCGACACCGTGCTGCACCGGGCGTTGGCCGCTGCCCGCCTCGACGCCTGGGTGCGCAGCCTGCCGGACGGCCTGGACACCCGCGTCGGCGAACACGGTGCCCGCCTCTCCGGCGGACAACGTCAGCGTCTCGCCCTGGCCCGGGCGCTGCTCGCCGGATTCCCGGTGCTGGTGCTGGACGAGCCCGCCGAACACCTCGACCTGCCCACCGCGGACGCGCTGACCGCCGACCTGCTGGCCGTCACCGAGAACCGCACCACGGTGCTGATAACCCACCGCCTGCACGGGCTGGAGGCCGTCGACGAGGTGATCGTCCTCGACCGCGGACGCACGGCGGAGCGCGGCACGTACGCCGAACTCGCCGCCCGGGAGGGTGGCCGCTTCCGCGCCATGCTGGACCGCGAGGCGGCCACGGCGGAACGCGCCGCCGGACCGGCGCCGTAG
- the cydB gene encoding cytochrome d ubiquinol oxidase subunit II: MALHDLWFVLIAVLWTGYFFLEGFDFGIGVLTRLLARDRAERRVLINTIGPVWDGNEVWLLTAVGATFAAFPDWYATLLSGFYLPVLLILVCLILRGVAFEYRAKRNEERWQRNWERAIFWCSLLPALLWGLLFAAMVRGLPIGPDKEHTGGLLDLFSPYTLLGGLATLALFTFHGAVFAALKTLGDIRLRARRLAAGIGAGALTVLTLFLSWTQLRHGDGAALVALAVAVATLAAALVANHREREGWAFACSGLTVVATTAMLFLSLFPAVMPSTLDPEWSLTVTQTASSPYTLEIMTWLAAVATPVVLLYQGWTYWVFRKRIGTRHLQQTSH; the protein is encoded by the coding sequence ATGGCACTCCACGACCTCTGGTTCGTCCTCATCGCCGTCCTGTGGACCGGCTACTTCTTCCTCGAGGGCTTCGACTTCGGCATCGGCGTCCTCACCCGGCTGCTCGCCCGGGACCGTGCCGAGCGGCGCGTCCTGATCAACACCATCGGCCCGGTCTGGGACGGCAACGAGGTATGGCTGCTGACCGCCGTCGGCGCCACCTTCGCCGCCTTCCCCGACTGGTACGCCACCCTGCTCTCCGGCTTCTACCTGCCGGTGCTGCTGATCCTGGTCTGCCTGATCCTGCGCGGAGTCGCGTTCGAGTACCGCGCCAAGCGGAACGAGGAGCGCTGGCAGCGCAACTGGGAGCGGGCGATCTTCTGGTGCAGCCTGCTGCCCGCCCTGCTGTGGGGGTTGCTCTTCGCCGCCATGGTGCGCGGGCTGCCCATCGGCCCGGACAAGGAGCACACCGGCGGGCTGCTCGACCTGTTCTCGCCGTACACGCTGCTCGGTGGGCTGGCCACCCTGGCGTTGTTCACCTTCCACGGCGCCGTCTTCGCAGCGCTCAAGACCCTCGGCGACATCCGCCTTCGCGCCCGCCGGCTGGCCGCCGGGATCGGGGCCGGTGCGCTGACCGTCCTCACGCTCTTCCTGAGCTGGACGCAGCTGCGGCACGGCGACGGCGCCGCGCTGGTCGCCCTGGCCGTGGCGGTCGCCACCCTGGCCGCCGCGCTGGTCGCCAACCACCGGGAGCGGGAGGGCTGGGCGTTCGCCTGCTCCGGGCTGACCGTCGTCGCCACCACGGCGATGCTTTTCCTCAGCCTGTTCCCGGCGGTGATGCCCTCCACGCTCGATCCGGAATGGAGCCTCACCGTCACTCAGACCGCCTCCAGCCCGTACACGCTGGAGATCATGACCTGGCTCGCCGCCGTCGCCACGCCGGTCGTCCTGCTCTACCAGGGCTGGACATACTGGGTCTTCCGCAAGCGCATCGGGACCCGGCACCTCCAGCAGACCTCGCACTGA
- a CDS encoding cytochrome ubiquinol oxidase subunit I, giving the protein MDLALAPETLARWQFGITTVYHFLFVPLTISLAALTAGLETAWVRTRNEKYLRATKFWGKLFLINIAMGVVTGIVQEFQFGMNWSDYSRFVGDVFGAPLAFEALIAFFFESTFIGLWIFGWDKLPPKLHAACMWTVSAGTLLSSYFILAANSWMQHPVGYRIDPDSGRAELTDFLAVLTQNTTVVVVFHTLTAAFLTGGAFVAGIAAWHLRRGRHVPVMRTSLRLGLVTLVAGGALTAVSGDQLAKVMFEQQPMKMAAAEALWDSEAPAPFSLFAYGDVDEGHNEVAVEIPAALSFLAHSDFTTTVPGINDVNEASQERFGPGDYRPNIPVAYWSFRWMIGFGMASAALGAAGLWLTRRRLWLAPRLRTRPDEVPLLALTRDRTLGPALGDWYWKLAFLTLGFPLVANSWGWIFTEMGRQPWVVYGVLRTRDAVSPGVSQAEVLVSMTVFTLLYAVLAVIEVRLLATYVKAGPPELTESDRNPPDRVGGDPNDADRPMAFSY; this is encoded by the coding sequence ATGGACCTCGCGCTGGCACCGGAGACGCTGGCCCGATGGCAGTTCGGGATCACCACCGTCTACCACTTCCTCTTCGTCCCGCTGACGATCTCGCTCGCCGCCCTCACCGCCGGCCTGGAGACCGCCTGGGTCCGCACCCGGAACGAGAAGTACCTGCGGGCGACCAAGTTCTGGGGCAAGCTCTTCCTGATCAACATCGCCATGGGCGTGGTCACCGGCATCGTCCAGGAGTTCCAGTTCGGCATGAACTGGTCCGACTACTCGCGCTTCGTCGGCGACGTCTTCGGCGCCCCGCTCGCGTTCGAGGCGCTCATCGCCTTCTTCTTCGAGTCGACCTTCATCGGCCTGTGGATCTTCGGGTGGGACAAGCTGCCGCCCAAGCTGCACGCCGCCTGCATGTGGACGGTCTCCGCCGGCACTCTCCTCTCCTCGTACTTCATCCTGGCCGCCAACTCCTGGATGCAGCACCCCGTCGGCTACCGGATCGACCCCGACAGCGGACGCGCCGAACTGACCGACTTCCTCGCCGTCCTCACCCAGAACACCACCGTGGTCGTCGTCTTCCACACCCTCACCGCCGCCTTCCTGACCGGCGGCGCCTTCGTGGCCGGCATCGCCGCCTGGCACCTGCGGCGGGGCAGGCACGTCCCGGTGATGCGCACCTCGCTGCGTCTGGGCCTGGTCACCCTCGTCGCTGGTGGCGCCCTCACGGCCGTCAGCGGTGACCAGCTCGCCAAGGTGATGTTCGAGCAGCAGCCCATGAAGATGGCCGCCGCGGAGGCGCTCTGGGACTCCGAGGCGCCCGCTCCCTTCTCCCTGTTCGCCTACGGCGACGTGGACGAGGGACACAACGAGGTGGCGGTCGAGATCCCGGCGGCCCTCTCCTTCCTGGCCCACAGCGACTTCACCACGACCGTGCCCGGCATCAACGACGTCAACGAGGCGTCGCAGGAACGCTTCGGCCCCGGCGACTACCGGCCCAACATCCCCGTGGCCTACTGGAGCTTCCGCTGGATGATCGGCTTCGGCATGGCCTCCGCCGCCCTCGGCGCCGCCGGCCTCTGGCTCACCCGGCGCAGGCTGTGGCTGGCGCCCCGGCTGCGCACCCGGCCCGACGAGGTGCCCCTGCTGGCCCTCACCCGGGACCGCACGCTCGGGCCTGCCCTCGGCGACTGGTACTGGAAGCTGGCCTTCCTCACCCTGGGCTTCCCCCTGGTCGCGAACTCCTGGGGCTGGATCTTCACCGAGATGGGCCGCCAGCCCTGGGTCGTCTACGGCGTGCTCCGCACCCGCGACGCCGTCTCCCCCGGCGTGTCCCAGGCCGAGGTGCTGGTCTCCATGACCGTCTTCACCCTGCTCTACGCCGTCCTCGCGGTGATCGAGGTCCGGCTGCTCGCCACGTACGTCAAGGCCGGGCCGCCCGAACTCACCGAATCCGACCGCAACCCGCCCGACCGGGTCGGCGGCGACCCCAACGACGCCGACCGCCCCATGGCCTTCTCCTACTGA
- a CDS encoding LacI family DNA-binding transcriptional regulator, whose product MTAAEKHQVSRSSTSHAGRRRQGRAGIRDVAAAAGVSITTVSDALNGKGRLPDATRSHVRAVADRLGYRPSAAARTLRTGKSGLIGLTVTTYGEEPFTFTEFAYFAEMARAATSAALARGYALVILPATSRHSAFDIWSNVALDGTVVIDPSDRDPLVTELVRSGIPVVSDGRPAGNLPVTAWVDNDHEAAVRGLLDHLAESGARRIGLLTGTSTDTYTRLSTSAYLDWCERVGQEPVVEAYPAHDPAAGAVAADRLLARPDRPDAVYGLFDPNGTDLLAAARRYGLRVPEDLLLVCCSESAVYAGTEPPITTLSLKPGRIGNSVIQLLIDAIEGEGSPRAVEQVMPTDLIVRTSSRRRPPRTTVSAPRGPSSE is encoded by the coding sequence ATGACAGCAGCAGAGAAGCATCAGGTGAGCCGGAGCTCCACCTCCCACGCTGGACGCCGGCGCCAGGGCCGCGCAGGGATCCGTGATGTCGCGGCCGCCGCCGGTGTCTCCATCACGACTGTCTCCGACGCGCTCAACGGCAAGGGCCGCCTGCCGGACGCCACCCGCAGCCACGTGCGCGCCGTGGCCGACCGCCTCGGCTACCGCCCCTCGGCGGCCGCCCGGACGCTGCGCACCGGAAAGTCCGGCCTCATCGGGCTCACGGTCACCACCTACGGCGAAGAACCGTTCACCTTCACCGAGTTCGCCTACTTCGCCGAGATGGCGCGGGCCGCCACCTCCGCCGCGCTGGCCCGCGGCTACGCCCTGGTCATCCTGCCCGCGACCTCGCGCCACAGCGCCTTCGACATCTGGTCGAACGTCGCCCTCGACGGCACCGTGGTCATCGACCCGTCCGACCGCGACCCGCTGGTCACCGAACTCGTCCGCTCCGGCATCCCCGTCGTCTCCGACGGCCGCCCGGCCGGCAACCTGCCCGTCACCGCCTGGGTCGACAACGACCACGAGGCCGCCGTACGCGGACTGCTCGACCACCTCGCGGAGTCCGGCGCCCGCCGTATCGGCCTGCTCACCGGCACCAGCACCGACACTTACACCCGCCTGTCCACCAGCGCCTACCTCGACTGGTGCGAGCGCGTGGGCCAGGAGCCGGTGGTGGAGGCCTACCCGGCGCACGATCCGGCCGCCGGCGCCGTCGCCGCCGACCGCCTGCTGGCCCGGCCCGACCGCCCCGACGCCGTCTACGGCCTCTTCGATCCCAACGGGACCGACCTGCTGGCCGCCGCGCGGCGCTACGGGCTGCGCGTGCCCGAGGACCTGCTCCTGGTCTGCTGCAGCGAGTCGGCCGTGTACGCGGGCACCGAACCGCCCATCACCACGCTCTCGCTCAAGCCGGGCCGCATCGGCAACTCGGTGATCCAGCTCCTCATCGACGCCATCGAAGGAGAGGGCTCGCCGCGCGCGGTGGAACAGGTCATGCCCACCGACCTGATCGTCCGCACCAGTTCACGCCGCCGCCCGCCCCGCACGACTGTCAGCGCCCCCCGCGGCCCCTCGTCCGAGTGA
- the hisC gene encoding histidinol-phosphate transaminase: MTEKTPRLRAALDGVPTYKPGKRDAGSGTVSYKLSSNENPHSPLPGVMESVTSAAASFNRYPDMACTELMETLSERFGVPVDHLATGTGSVGVAQQLLQSTVDPGDEVIYAWRSFEAYPIITQISGAKPVQVPLTADEEHDLDAMADAITERTRLIFVCNPNNPTGVAIPRAELERFLDRVPGDVLVVLDEAYREFVRDENVVDGLELYRERANVCVLRTFSKAYGLAGLRVGFAVAHPEVAAALRKTAVPFGVTQLAQDAAVKSLKSEDALLERVEGLVAERARVSRELVTQGWTVPESQANFVWLRLGDRTTDFAAACGEAGVVVRPFPGEGVRVTIGETEANDLFLQAAAAFRKEL, encoded by the coding sequence GTGACCGAGAAGACCCCGAGGCTGCGCGCAGCGCTCGACGGCGTTCCGACGTACAAGCCCGGCAAGCGGGACGCGGGAAGCGGAACGGTGAGCTACAAGCTCTCCTCCAACGAGAACCCGCACTCGCCGCTGCCCGGTGTGATGGAGTCGGTGACCTCGGCCGCAGCCTCGTTCAATCGCTACCCGGACATGGCCTGCACCGAGCTCATGGAGACGCTCTCCGAGCGCTTCGGCGTCCCGGTCGACCACCTGGCCACGGGCACCGGCTCGGTCGGCGTCGCCCAGCAGCTGCTCCAGTCGACCGTCGACCCGGGCGACGAGGTGATCTACGCCTGGCGGTCCTTCGAGGCGTACCCGATCATCACGCAGATCTCCGGCGCGAAGCCGGTGCAGGTGCCGCTGACCGCGGACGAGGAGCACGACCTCGACGCGATGGCGGACGCGATCACCGAGCGCACCCGGCTGATCTTCGTCTGCAACCCGAACAACCCGACCGGTGTCGCCATCCCCCGCGCCGAGCTGGAGCGCTTCCTGGACCGCGTGCCGGGCGACGTGCTGGTGGTGCTGGACGAGGCGTACCGCGAGTTCGTCCGCGACGAGAACGTGGTGGACGGTCTGGAGCTGTACCGGGAGCGCGCGAACGTCTGCGTGCTGCGCACCTTCTCCAAGGCGTACGGCCTGGCCGGCCTGCGGGTCGGGTTCGCGGTGGCGCACCCCGAGGTGGCCGCGGCGCTGCGCAAGACCGCCGTCCCGTTCGGCGTCACGCAGCTCGCCCAGGACGCCGCGGTGAAGTCGTTGAAGAGCGAGGACGCCCTGCTGGAGCGGGTCGAGGGCCTGGTGGCCGAGCGCGCCCGGGTCTCCCGCGAGCTGGTCACCCAGGGCTGGACGGTGCCGGAGTCGCAGGCCAACTTCGTGTGGCTGCGGCTGGGGGACCGCACGACGGACTTCGCGGCCGCCTGCGGGGAGGCCGGCGTGGTGGTCCGGCCCTTCCCGGGCGAGGGCGTGCGGGTGACGATCGGCGAGACCGAGGCGAACGACCTCTTCCTCCAGGCGGCCGCCGCGTTCCGCAAGGAGCTGTAG